Proteins co-encoded in one Prunus persica cultivar Lovell chromosome G6, Prunus_persica_NCBIv2, whole genome shotgun sequence genomic window:
- the LOC109949981 gene encoding G-type lectin S-receptor-like serine/threonine-protein kinase LECRK2 gives MVFSVLDLLCFFLFMTLPYSTIAQTSRNISSGSSPLTARNDDNSSWPSPSGEFAFGFRQIGKDGFLLAIWFNNIPERTIVWSANGNNLVPQGSQVELTSDGQFMLNDATGKRIWYAESAGTGVAYAAMLDTGNFVLANQSSSTLWQSFDQPTDTILPTQTLNQNSNLYARYTATNYSRGRFLFVLQSDGNLVLSTTNFPQDSANSPYWSAETTNIGFQVIFNQSGPIYVVSRNGSVLKTILPTSVSTQNYYQRVTLEYDGVLRHYFYPKSASSIAEPRAWSTAVSIPENICFSVAGEMGGGACGFNSLCSRGKDGPSCDCPRGYTFIDQNDVRKGCKQNFVPQSCDQVSPEHLFDFEVMQTTNFPHGDYEHFTEVPENWCRQNCLDDCFCAVAIVNSGGHCFKKRLPFSNGMIDPSVNAKALIKFGKDNSTLRPGGGAITKKKDNSTLILVGSVLMSSSGVLNILLPLITYLVVSRVYSRKAKVNQPHPVMSGMNLKDFTYEELKKATNEFKDEIGRGASATVFKGVLASDTGRCVAVKRLDAKVRENDLEFKAEVSAIGRTNHRNLVQLLGFCNEGEHRILVYEFMSNGSLAGLLFGESMPNWYQRRQIALGIASGLLYLHEECSSQIVHCDIKPQNILLDDCFTARISDFGLAKLLRLDQTRSMTAIRGTRGYVAPEWFRSLPITVKVDVYSYGILLLEIIFCRKHFVEVADNEDEMILADWAYDCYMQKKLHWLFKNDEEEINDINEMEKYVMIAIWCIQEDPSLRPTMKKVTLMLEGTVEVSAPPPLS, from the coding sequence ATGGTTTTTTCCGTGCTCGATCTTCTCtgcttcttccttttcatgACTCTCCCATATTCCACCATAGCTCAAACATCCAGAAACATATCTTCAGGCTCATCCCCCCTCACTGCACGAAATGACGATAACTCATCGTGGCCATCGCCATCTGGTGAGTTTGCTTTTGGTTTCCGACAGATTGGAAAAGATGGGTTCTTACTGGCCATCTGGTTCAATAATATACCAGAGAGAACTATTGTCTGGTCAGCCAATGGGAATAATCTTGTGCCACAAGGATCCCAAGTTGAACTTACAAGTGATGGCCAGTTTATGCTTAATGATGCAACTGGCAAGAGAATATGGTATGCTGAATCTGCTGGTACTGGAGTTGCCTATGCAGCCATGCTAGACACTGGAAATTTCGTGCTGGCCAACCAAAGTTCAAGCACGTTGTGGCAGAGCTTTGATCAGCCAACTGATACAATCCTGCCAACACAGACTCTAAATCAAAACAGCAACCTCTATGCTCGCTACACGGCTACAAATTACTCAAGAGGTAGATTCCTGTTTGTACTACAATCTGATGGAAATCTCGTGCTTTCCACTACAAATTTCCCACAAGACTCTGCCAATTCTCCTTATTGGTCAGCCGAAACTACAAATATTGGATTTCAGGTCATCTTCAACCAGTCTGGCCCCATTTACGTTGTATCCAGGAATGGAAGCGTACTAAAAACCATATTACCAACTTCAGTTTCAACACAAAATTACTACCAAAGAGTAACTTTAGAGTATGATGGAGTTTTGAGGCACTATTTCTATCCTAAAAGTGCTAGCTCGATTGCTGAACCCAGGGCTTGGTCTACTGCAGTTTCCATACCTGAAAATATCTGTTTTTCAGTTGCGGGAGAGATGGGCGGTGGTGCATGTGGATTCAACAGCTTATGTAGCCGTGGAAAGGACGGACCAAGTTGCGACTGCCCTCGTGGTTACACCTTTATTGATCAAAACGATGTGCGCAAAGGATGTAAACAAAACTTTGTTCCACAAAGTTGTGACCAGGTCTCACCAGAGCATCTTTTTGACTTTGAAGTCATGCAAACCACAAATTTTCCTCATGGAGATTATGAGCATTTTACGGAGGTACCTGAGAATTGGTGCAGACAGAATTGCCTAGATGATTGTTTTTGTGCTGTTGCAATTGTCAACTCCGGTGGACACTGTTTCAAGAAGAGACTCCCTTTTTCGAATGGGATGATTGACCCTAGTGTTAATGCAAAAGCTCTGATCAAATTTGGGAAAGACAACTCTACTTTAAGGCCAGGTGGAGGTGCaatcacaaaaaagaaagataattcAACTCTGATACTTGTTGGATCAGTGCTCATGAGTAGCTCGGGGGTCCTGAACATCCTCCTACCATTAATAACCTATTTGGTTGTTTCTCGCGTCTATTCTAGAAAAGCAAAGGTCAATCAACCTCACCCAGTCATGTCAGGCATGAATTTGAAGGATTTCACTTATGAGGAGCTAAAAAAAGCTACGAACGAATTCAAGGACGAAATAGGACGTGGTGCTTCTGCAACAGTTTTTAAAGGAGTTTTAGCGTCTGATACTGGAAGGTGTGTTGCTGTCAAACGTTTAGACGCTAAGGTCAGAGAAAATGATTTGGAATTCAAAGCTGAAGTGAGTGCTATTGGCAGAACAAATCACCGAAATTTAGTCCAGCTACTTGGATTTTGTAACGAGGGGGAGCACCGAATTCTTGTATATGAGTTTATGAGCAATGGCTCTCTAGCAGGCTTACTCTTTGGAGAATCAATGCCAAACTGGTACCAGAGAAGGCAAATTGCCTTGGGAATTGCAAGTGGGCTTTTGTATTTGCATGAGGAATGCAGCAGCCAAATTGTTCATTGTGACATCAAGCCTCAAAACATTCTTCTTGATGACTGTTTCACAGCAAGAATTTCTGACTTCGGATTAGCGAAGCTTTTGAGATTGGACCAGACTCGAAGCATGACTGCTATCAGGGGAACCAGAGGGTATGTGGCCCCTGAATGGTTCAGAAGCTTACCTATCACAGTCAAGGTTGATGTTTACAGCTATGGCATTTTGTTGTTAGAGATTATTTTCTGCCGGAAGCATTTTGTAGAAGTGGCAGACAATGAAGATGAAATGATACTAGCTGATTGGGCATATGATTGCTATATGCAAAAGAAGCTGCACTGGCTCTTCAAGAATGATGAGGAGGAAATCAATGACATCAACGAGATGGAGAAGTATGTGATGATTGCAATATGGTGCATTCAGGAGGATCCATCACTCAGACCCACCATGAAGAAAGTCACACTGATGCTTGAAGGAACTGTTGAAGTCTCAGCTCCACCTCCTCTTTCATAA